A window of Microbacterium hominis genomic DNA:
GGTGCCTGCGCCGGACTACACGTCGTGGCCGCCTCCCGGGGCGCAGACGGCGGCCGCGGCGCCTGCGATCGAGACGGCGCTCGAGCAGGAGCTGCTCCCGTGGCCCACGTACTACGACGGCGTCACGCCGCTGCCGATCATGCCCGACGGCTCTCCGGACTGGGGCGCGTACTACACCGGCTACCCCTCGGAGGGGGCGCAGGTGATCGGGATGCCGCTCCCCGCCGCCGAAGAGACGCCGGCCGATGCGGGCCTGGCGTGGGAGGCGGAGCAGACCGACCCGGGCGTGCGCGCCGCCGAGCCGGCCGCGGAACAGCCCGAGACCGCGCCCTACGCGGAGCCGGCCGTTGAACAGCCCGCCGCCGACCCGGCCGCGCAGCAGCCGGAGGCCGCGCCCGCCGCCGAGCCGGCGCCCGCGCCTGCGCCTGAGCCGGAGCGCGCGCAGCCCGCGCCGGCGCCACCGCAGCCTCCCTCGGGCTACGAGGGCTACCCGCCGCCCCCGCCGCTGCCCCCGCGCTCGTAGGCCGGCGGCGCCCGCAACGCTCGCGTGCCCGCAACGCTCCCGGCGCCCGTAGGGCCGGCGGCGCCCGCAACGCTCGCGCGCCCGCAACGCTCCCGGCGCCCATAGACCGCCCGCGCCGCGCCCGCAGCCCGAGCGCCCGGTCCGCTCAGCCGAGCAGCTCCAGCGCGGCCATGGCCGCATTGTGCCCGCCGATGCCGCTGACCGCACCGCCGCGGCGTGCGCCCGACCCGCACAGCAGCACGCGGTCGTGCGCCGTGCCGACGCCCCAGCGCTGCGCGGGGGTCTCCAGCGGCTCGTCGTCTGCCGCCCAGGGCCACGCGAGCGGCCCGTGGAAGATGTCGCCCGCGACCATGCCGAGAGACTCCTCGAGGTCGGCGGTCGTGCGGGCCTCGATGCACGGCGTGCCGTCCGGCGCCTCGTAGAGGCAGTCGGCGAGCGGCTCGGCGAGCACGGCGTCGAGCGAGCGCTGGGCCGCTTCGAGCAGTGCGGCGCGCGCGGCATCCCGATCCGCTCCGGCCATCAGCCGATGCGGCGTCTGCAGCCCGAAGAGGGTGAGGGTCTGGGCGCCCTCGGCGCGCAGCGCCGGCCCGAGGATCGATGGATCGGTGAGCGAGTGGCAGTAGATCTCGGCCGGGAGCGGATCGGGGATGCCGCCCGCGGCGGCCTCCGCGTGCGCGCGGTCGAGCTGGGTGAGCGTCTCGTTGATGTGGAAGGTGCCCGCGAACGCCGCCTCCGGCGCCACGCTGCCATCGCGCAGGCGCGGAAGCCGACGCAGCAGCATGTTCACCTTCACCTGCGCGCCCTCGGGCGCCGCGTCGGCGCCGATGCCGGCCGGGGGAGTGGATGCCGCACCCGCCGCCCCGGCTGCCGACAGCAGCCCGTCGAGCACGGCGGGCCCGACACCGCTCAGCACCACGCGTGCGTGCACGCGCGATCCGTCGACGAGCGCGACCTCGCCGTCGGGGGAGAGCGAGGCCACCTCGGCGCTCGTGCGCAGCTCCGCGCCGGACTCGCGCGCGGCGCGCTCGAGCTCTGCGGTGACCTGGCCCATGCCGCCGATCGGCACGTCCCAGTCGCCGGTGCCGCCGCCGATCACGTGATAGAGGAAGCAGCGGTTCTGGCGCAGGCTCTCGTCATCGGCGGTCGCGAAGGTGCCGATGAGTCCGTCGGTGAGGGCGATGCCGCGAGCGAGGTCGGTGCGCAGGGCCCGGCGGAGCATCCCTCCCAGCGGCGCCTCGATGACGTCGTGCCACAGGGCGTCGTCGCCGAGCCGCATGCGCACCTCCGCGCGCCGCGCGAGCGGTTCCGTCACGGTGGGGAACAGCGCCTGCGCGAGCGGAGCGAGTCGTTCGCCGAACGCCGCGAACCGGGCGGCTTCAGACGCATCGCCCGTGGTGCGCAGGAATGAGGCGGCGGTGGCGGCGGCATCCCCGTTGTCGATGAGGATGCCGCGCGAGGGGTCCCCGGGATCGGGCGTGTACGAGGAGATGCGGCGGCGGCGCAGCCGCACCGACAGGCCGAGGTCGTCGATCACGCGGCGGGGGAGGAGGCTCACGAGGTACGAGTAGCGCGACAGGCGGGCATCCACCCCGGCCCATGGCCGCTCCGAGACGGCGGCGCCGCCGACGTGATCGAGGCGCTCGAGCACGACCACGCTGCGCCCGGCACGGGCGAGGTAGGCCGCGGCGACGAGGGCGTTGTGGCCGCCTCCGATGATCACGACGTCGTGGGCGGCGGGGGGAGCGGCGGCGGTCATGCCCACAAGATAACCCGGGCGCGGCGCCGCTAGCGTGGACGGGTGACCACACCCCAGCAACTGCAGTCGCTCGCCATCGAGATCGCGCGCGAGGCCGGTGACCTCGCACGCAGGCGCCGGACCGAGGGTGTCGCGATC
This region includes:
- a CDS encoding phytoene desaturase family protein; translation: MTAAAPPAAHDVVIIGGGHNALVAAAYLARAGRSVVVLERLDHVGGAAVSERPWAGVDARLSRYSYLVSLLPRRVIDDLGLSVRLRRRRISSYTPDPGDPSRGILIDNGDAAATAASFLRTTGDASEAARFAAFGERLAPLAQALFPTVTEPLARRAEVRMRLGDDALWHDVIEAPLGGMLRRALRTDLARGIALTDGLIGTFATADDESLRQNRCFLYHVIGGGTGDWDVPIGGMGQVTAELERAARESGAELRTSAEVASLSPDGEVALVDGSRVHARVVLSGVGPAVLDGLLSAAGAAGAASTPPAGIGADAAPEGAQVKVNMLLRRLPRLRDGSVAPEAAFAGTFHINETLTQLDRAHAEAAAGGIPDPLPAEIYCHSLTDPSILGPALRAEGAQTLTLFGLQTPHRLMAGADRDAARAALLEAAQRSLDAVLAEPLADCLYEAPDGTPCIEARTTADLEESLGMVAGDIFHGPLAWPWAADDEPLETPAQRWGVGTAHDRVLLCGSGARRGGAVSGIGGHNAAMAALELLG